In Macrobrachium rosenbergii isolate ZJJX-2024 chromosome 48, ASM4041242v1, whole genome shotgun sequence, one DNA window encodes the following:
- the LOC136831080 gene encoding uncharacterized protein, which translates to MDVTLCQKFQDSITSHGIKSVHSTPYHPEIQAIIERFHQSLTTTLSRLQHKSGGTWEENLPYTLFAICHNPSETTGYNPFELLYAHLTRGPIDIPHEAWTEPSKADWIRELPEIQNKLKATVAQATERVRLWFDKEATTGIFSMWD; encoded by the coding sequence ATGGACGTCACTTTATGTCAAAAGTTCCAAGACAGTATCACAAGTCACGGAATTAAATCTGTCCATTCAACTCCATACCATCCAGAGATCCAGGCAATCATTGAGAGATTTCACCAATCACTAACCACCACCCTATCCAGGCTCCAACACAAAAGTGGGGGAACATGGGAAGAGAATTTACCCTACACACTGTTTGCCATCTGTCATAACCCGTCAGAAACCACGGGGTATAACCCTTTTGAGCTACTCTATGCTCACTTGACAAGGGGGCCAATAGATATACCACATGAAGCTTGGACAGAGCCAAGCAAAGCAGATTGGATAAGGgaacttcctgaaatacaaaataaacttaaGGCCACAGTGGCACAAGCAACGGAAAGAGTCAGACTATGGTTTGATAAAGAGGCCACTACGGGCATCTTCTCCATGTGGGACTAA